The Solicola gregarius DNA window ACGCTGATGGGACGGGCGAACTGGTGGGCACCGCCGTTCCTGCGCCGGCTGCACGACCGGATCGGTCTGCGTGAGTCGGCCGGCGCGCCGTTCGTACCCACCGACACGGACTCGGGAAGCGGGCCGGCGGGCGCGAGGGGACTCGCCGGCTCGCGGGGCTGACCGTGTGATGAAGAGTTTGGTGCGAATTGCACGTCTTGGGCGCCGTCCGGTGGTGCAATTCGCACCAAACTTTGTGCAGGCTCAGCGGTCGGACCAGCGGGCCTCGAGCAGCCGGGTCGCCTCGGGAAGGGAGAGGCCGAGGCGGCGGGCCAGCGCGGCGTACTCGGCGGCGGCGTCCTGTGCGCCGGAACCGTCGGTCTGGCCGAGCAGGGTGCTGGTGACGAACGTGCCCTTGCGGCCGTGTGTCTCGATCACCCCGCCCGCCTCGAGCTCGCGGTACGCCCGCGCGACGGTGTTGTTGGACAGGCCGAGATCCGTGGCGAGCTGGCGTACGGTCGGCAGCTTCTGCCCGGCCTTGAGCTCGCCCGACGCGACGTGCGCGGCGATCTGCCGGCGCACCTGTTCGTACGGCGCTTCGGCGATGGAGGTGTCGACGACGATGAGGTTCATGAGGTTGGCTCCAGCGTACGGGCGAAGTACCACTCGGGAGCGGGTGCGTCTCTGTCCTCGCGGTTGACGCGTGTGACGTACATGCCCAGGCCGATCGCCCCGACCGCGTACATCGGGGCCACGCTCAGCGCCCAGGGGAAGCCGTCGACAGTGAGGTAGGCGTAGGTGCAGAGTGCCGACGCAACGAGGCCGATGATCACGAACTGGCATACGAGCAGCGAGCGAATCGCGAACGAGAGCAACAACTCACGGGCGACGTGGAGATCTTCGTCGACGACGGGCGACGCGTGCACGGTACGCCTCAACAGCAGGCAGATCCCGCCGACGGCGATCGCCCACAGCGCCGCGAGCGCCCCGCACACGATCGCCGCCTCGTCGTCGAAACGGCCCGTCAACCACCCGACGGCGACGGCCGCGAGCGCCACCGGCGCAGTCAGGACATGGCAGGCCAGGACTGCGTGCTCCCACCCGCGAACGTAGGTGCGAAGCGTGCGTGGCGTGACGGGCGCCGAGCGGCGTACCGAAGTGCTCGCGCATGCCGAGCGGACCGTTGCGTACGTCGAACCGACCGTGTGACCGATGAACACGGCAACGGCGCCGTACATCGGTGCGCCGAACTCGTTGATGATCGGCACGTCGAGGAACCCGAACACGAGTGGCGCGGTGAAGCAGATCGCAATCTGCGTCGTCACCGCTGCCCATCGCAGACGTCGGGCGACTTGGCGTTGAAGCCACTGCGTGCCGTCATCGGTCAACGCCAT harbors:
- a CDS encoding GntR family transcriptional regulator → MNLIVVDTSIAEAPYEQVRRQIAAHVASGELKAGQKLPTVRQLATDLGLSNNTVARAYRELEAGGVIETHGRKGTFVTSTLLGQTDGSGAQDAAAEYAALARRLGLSLPEATRLLEARWSDR